The following proteins are co-located in the Sphingobacteriales bacterium genome:
- a CDS encoding cytochrome c — protein MIQQKPWEVPAKYKTLKNPTKADQASINTGKMLYAKHCKSCHGATGKGDGPKAATLDTKIRSFSSPEFKKQAPGEIYYKSIIGRGDMPNFEQKITDENDRWAIINYISTL, from the coding sequence GTGATACAGCAAAAGCCGTGGGAAGTGCCTGCCAAATACAAGACACTTAAAAATCCAACAAAGGCAGATCAGGCAAGTATCAACACCGGTAAAATGCTTTATGCCAAGCATTGTAAAAGCTGTCATGGTGCAACCGGAAAAGGTGATGGCCCGAAAGCAGCAACGCTTGATACCAAAATCAGGTCATTTTCAAGCCCGGAATTTAAAAAACAAGCCCCAGGTGAAATTTACTACAAATCAATTATAGGAAGAGGCGATATGCCGAATTTCGAACAAAAAATTACAGACGAAAACGACAGATGGGCTATCATTAATTATATAAGTACATTATAA
- a CDS encoding cytochrome C, with protein MKNKKFTLPYSYYNTISYLGTFIAGISFIVIIFLVLFSEIFGLGSSYSGIITYIVMPVFLIVGLIMIPLGMIINSKKSKDPNFDPARKWPKFDLNDKATWNAFMIFTPVTIVLLIFTGIGSYKAFHITESVEFCGKLCHKVMEPEYTAFQHSSHARIACVKCHVGSGANWYVRSKISGLYQVYAVLTGVYPQPIKTPIKNLRPARETCEECHWPQKFYPQSLVVEKHFLADETNTEWDIYLQMKTGSLHKGQGLNEGIHWHINPNVEIQYKSSEDREHIFWVKYTDKKTGKSYGYTDNREQKTKNKSSQTRVMDCMDCHNRPSHDYKSPMKFINELMAAGKISTELPDIKIVAMEILNTEFPTKDSAMSYIKNHVIEYYSLMYEDIFKEKKKLIDQAIAGIQEGYSHNIFPFMKVKWEAYPNHIGHLEFNGCFRCHDNRHKSPEGRTISMDCNLCHKIVAQGTPDQIQTSDIMQELEFIHPNDEKQGWKKKLCYDCHKKLYKNE; from the coding sequence ATGAAAAACAAAAAGTTTACATTACCTTATTCCTACTACAATACAATTTCGTATTTGGGTACCTTTATAGCGGGTATCAGTTTCATTGTCATCATTTTTCTGGTCCTTTTTTCTGAAATATTCGGATTGGGAAGTTCCTATTCCGGTATTATCACCTATATTGTGATGCCAGTTTTTCTGATTGTCGGTTTAATAATGATTCCTCTCGGAATGATTATCAACAGCAAAAAGTCAAAAGATCCCAATTTTGACCCTGCCCGCAAATGGCCGAAATTTGACCTGAACGACAAGGCAACATGGAATGCTTTCATGATTTTCACTCCGGTAACGATAGTTCTGCTCATTTTTACGGGTATTGGCAGTTACAAAGCTTTTCATATTACCGAGTCGGTTGAATTTTGCGGGAAGCTGTGCCATAAGGTGATGGAACCCGAATATACAGCATTTCAGCATTCTTCCCATGCCCGCATTGCCTGTGTAAAATGCCATGTAGGCTCAGGAGCCAACTGGTATGTCAGGTCAAAAATTTCCGGGCTTTATCAGGTATATGCCGTTCTCACCGGTGTTTATCCCCAGCCCATCAAAACACCCATCAAAAATCTGCGTCCTGCCCGTGAAACCTGTGAAGAATGTCACTGGCCGCAGAAATTTTATCCGCAATCGCTCGTGGTTGAGAAGCATTTTCTTGCTGATGAAACCAATACAGAATGGGATATTTACCTCCAGATGAAAACAGGTTCACTTCACAAAGGTCAGGGATTGAATGAGGGTATTCACTGGCATATCAATCCAAATGTGGAGATTCAATATAAGAGTTCTGAAGACAGGGAACACATTTTCTGGGTAAAATATACCGATAAAAAGACCGGAAAAAGTTATGGTTATACGGATAATCGGGAGCAAAAAACAAAGAACAAAAGCAGTCAGACCCGTGTCATGGATTGCATGGATTGTCATAACCGCCCGTCACATGATTACAAATCGCCCATGAAGTTTATCAATGAACTGATGGCTGCAGGTAAGATTTCGACAGAGTTGCCAGATATAAAAATTGTGGCTATGGAAATTTTAAATACTGAATTTCCCACCAAAGACAGCGCCATGAGCTACATTAAAAATCATGTCATTGAATATTACAGCCTGATGTATGAGGATATTTTTAAAGAAAAGAAAAAACTGATTGATCAGGCCATTGCAGGCATTCAGGAGGGGTATAGCCACAACATTTTTCCCTTTATGAAAGTGAAGTGGGAAGCATATCCCAATCATATCGGGCATCTCGAATTCAATGGTTGTTTCAGGTGCCACGACAACAGGCATAAATCGCCAGAAGGAAGGACCATTTCGATGGACTGTAATCTGTGTCATAAAATTGTGGCTCAGGGAACACCCGATCAGATTCAGACGTCCGACATCATGCAGGAGCTTGAGTTTATCCATCCCAATGATGAAAAACAGGGCTGGAAGAAAAAGCTTTGCTACGATTGTCATAAAAAACTCTATAAAAATGAGTAG
- a CDS encoding cytochrome c — protein MRKLFNVLIAGTLVSFFLLGFIGVQKPWDVPDKYKNMKNPTKADQSSITLGKELYTKHCKSCHGPKGLGDGPKAANLKTKMRSFTSAEFKAQKPGVIYYQSFVGRDEMPNFEKKILAEEERWAIINYLMTLK, from the coding sequence ATGAGAAAGCTTTTTAATGTACTTATTGCCGGCACACTGGTCAGTTTCTTTTTATTGGGATTTATAGGTGTTCAGAAGCCATGGGACGTACCCGACAAGTACAAAAACATGAAAAACCCAACCAAAGCAGATCAAAGTTCAATCACACTTGGAAAAGAGCTTTATACCAAGCATTGCAAATCGTGCCATGGCCCGAAAGGACTTGGAGATGGCCCTAAGGCTGCTAATCTTAAAACCAAGATGAGGTCATTTACCAGTGCTGAGTTTAAAGCCCAGAAACCCGGTGTTATTTATTATCAATCTTTTGTCGGACGTGATGAGATGCCAAATTTTGAGAAAAAAATTCTGGCTGAAGAAGAACGCTGGGCAATTATTAATTATTTAATGACACTTAAATAA